The Streptomyces sp. V4I8 genome includes the window GCTCGGGGCCGTTGCCGGCGATGTCTGAGGGCTCCTTGCTCGGGCCGGACGGTGCTGTGCTGCCCGGCGTGGAGGGGGTCTCTCCCGTGCGCGCCTGCGCGGGTAAGGCGGTGCCCCCGAAGGCGTCACCGTCAGGGGTGTGCGGCGGCGTGGAGTGCGTCGTCGACGGTGTCGAGGTACGCACAAGCGCCCCGCGGGCCTCCGCGGGGTCCACGCCCGTCTCGGGGCGTTCGAAGGAGATCGGCTGCTCCGTCACGCCTTTCGAATCCATCCGTCCGGGGCTGCTCGCCATGCGTGCAGTTCGTCCCGCCGAAACTCCGATACCCGGAATACGTGCCCCAGGAACGGAATTCCCGCGTGACCGGAGGCAGTTCCTGTGCAGCCGGTGGACCGTCTGCAGTCCCTGCAGGCGTTGCCCTGGTAACCCTCGCTCACGTCCTGCCGCCCCTCGGTGACGATCGGTCAAGCCCAGCGCGCACTCGGGTAGTTGCTGCCGATGCGCGCCCTTGCGGAGGACGATCCTACGTTTGTTGCCCGGGGGCGCATCAAGGGTCTCATGAGGACATGTGCGCGGGCGTGCGGTCCCAGTCCTCAGGCAATGAAGGTACAGCCCAGGCGGGATCGGGGCGCCAGTGCTGCCAGCCGTCCGCGAACGGCGGCCCCCAGGCGCGGATCACCTCGACCGCGTTCTGCCCCGCCTCCCGCACCCGCGCGGCGAGCCGGTCGTCCACCAGCCCGTCCCGCTGGGCCTGCGCGAACTCGTCCTCGTCCCGCCAGTGCCAACTGCGGTCCGGGTGCACGGAGATGTCGAGAAAGTGGTCCTCGGAGTCCACCCCGCCCGCCCAACGGGCCAGCGGCTCCTCAAGGTTCACGTACCAGTTCTTGAACTGCCACCCGGGCTCCCAGAACAACCACACCGACCACGGCTCACCCGGCCGCGCGAGCTTCAGCACCCCGGTCCCGAACCACCGGTCGCGCTGGACGGTACGCGGCTTGGTGTAACGCGTCTCAAGGGGCTCCCCGTGCACGGACGTTCCGTCGGCGAGCACGGGTTTCACACACTCCGTCCCCGGAGCGAGCCATACGGCGAGGATCTCGGCGTCGTCCCGTACGACGGTGACGGGACGCGCGATATGGAAGCGGCGGCCGGCGTTCTCCCGGTACCGCCACAGGATCTGTGTCCCGGGGGCCCAGAACGCCGTCGATCCGCCCGCTTCCATTTCCGTCGTCACCGCTCCACCGTCTGCCATGTACAGATATTAGGTGCCACAGGCATACGACGCTGCGGCAAGCGTCACGGTTCACCGCACCGCGACGATCGCGCGACGACTCGTTACGGCCGCGTCATCCGCAGGACATCGAGCGCCTCGTCCAGTTGCTCGACGGTCAGGTCACCACGCTCCACGTATCCGCCCTCCAGCACGACTTGGCGGATGGTCTTCCGCTCCGCCAGGGCCTTCTTGGCGACCTTGGCGGCCTCCTCGTACCCGATGTACTTGTTGAGCGGTGTGACGACGGAGGGGGATGACTCGGCGTACTCCAAAGCCCGTTCGCGGTGGGCGACGATGCCGTCGACGGTCCGGTCGGCCAGCAGCCGGGAGGCGTTGGCGAGCAGCCGGATCGACTCCAGCACGTTCTTCGCGATGACCGGCAGCATCACGTTCAGCTCGAAGTTGCCCGCGGCCCCGGCGGTGGCCACGGTGGCGTCGTTGCCGACGACCTGCGCGGCGACCATGAGGACGGCCTCCGGGATGACCGGGTTGACCTTGCCGGGCATGATGGAGGACCCCGGCTGGAGGTCGGGGAGGCTGATCTCCGCGAGCCCGGTACGCGGCCCGGACGCCATCCACCGCAGGTCGTTGGAGATCTTCGTCAGCCCGACCGCGATGGTCCGCAGCTGCCCACTGGTCTCCACGATCCCGTCCCGGGCGCCCTGTGCCTCGAAGTGGTCGCGCGCCTCGGTGAGCGGCAGCGAGGTGGCCCGGGCGACCTCCTCGATGACGGCGGCGGAGAACCCGGGCGGCGTGTTGATGCCCGTCCCCACGGCCGTGCCCCCGAGGGGGAGTTCGGCGAGGCGGGGGAGGGAGGCGTGGAGGCGCTCGACGCCGTACCGCACCTGGGCGGCGTACCCGCCGAACTCCTGCCCCAGCGTCACCGGTGTGGCGTCCATGAGATGGGTCCGGCCCGACTTCACGACATCGGCGAACTCCTCGGCCTTGCGCTCCAGGGCCCCGGCGAGGTGCTCCAGCGCCGGGACCAGATCGCGGGTGACGGCGGCGGTGGCGGCGATGTGGATGGAGGAGGGGAAGACGTCGTTGGAGGACTGCGAGGCGTTCACATGGTCGTTGGGGTGGACGTCCCGCCCGAGCCGCTCGGTCGCGAGGGTGGCGATGACCTCGTTGGTGTTCATGTTGGACGAGGTCCCGGACCCGGTCTGGAACACGTCGATGGGGAAGTGCTCGTCCCACCGCCCCTCGGCGACCTCGCCCGCCGCCTCCTGGATGGCCTCGGCGATGTCCTTGTCGAGCACCCCGAGCCGCGCGTTCACCTTGGCGGCGGCGCCCTTGATCCGTGCGAGCGCCTCGATGTGGGCGCGCTCGATGCGCTGGCCGGAGATGGGGAAGTTCTCGACGGCCCGCTGCGTCTGCGCCCGCCACTTGGCGTCCGCCGGGACGTGGACCTCGCCCATGGAGTCGTGCTCGATGCGGTAGTCGCTCATACCGGCTATAGCGAACGGGCGCCCGGGGATGTTCCACCTTTACGCCGGAAGGGTCCCTCGCCCCCGCCGCCCCTACCCGTCCCATCCTTCTGGGGCTCCGCCCCAGACCCCGCTCCTCAAACGCCGGAGGGGCTGGATGTTCAGCCCGCCCGGCGTTCGATGACGAGGCCACCACCGTCCCGAACCTCCACCCGCCCGCAGGGGCTTCGCCGGCTCGGGCATTTTCAGCCCGTCCGCCGTTTGAGGACGAGGCCACCACCGTCCCGAACCTCCACCCGCCCGCAGGGGCTTCGCCGGCTCGGGCATTTTCAGCCCGTCCGCCGTTTGAGGACGAGGCCACCACCGTCCCGAACCCCCGCCCACCCGCAGGGGCTTCGCCGGCTCGGGCATTTTCAGCCCGTCCGCCGTTTGAGGACGAGGCCACCACCGTCCCGAACCCCCGCCCGCCCGCAGGGGCTTCGCCGGCCCGGGCATTTTCAGCCCGTCCGGCGTTTGAGGACGAGGCCCCTTCAGGGCCGAAAGCGGGGGTCTGGGGGCGGCAGCCCCCAGGGATGGGACGGGTAGGGGCGGCGGGGGCGAAGAACCCTCCCCCGCCGCACCGCAGGGACTACGCCAGCCCGGGCCCCCGCACCGGAATCGACGTGAACGTCGGCGCCGGCGCCGGGTCCTGGAAGAAGTCGTTGCCCTTGTCGTCGACCACGATGAACGCCGGGAAGTCCTCGACCTCGATCTTCCAGACGGCCTCCATGCCGAGCTCCTCGTACTCGACGACCTCGACCTTCTTGATGCAGTCCTGCGCGAGCCGGGCCGCAGGCCCACCGATGGAACCCAGGTAGAACCCACCGTGCGTGCCACACGCGTCCGTGACCTGCTTGCTCCGGTTCCCCTTGGCCAGCATCACCTTGGACCCGCCCGCCGCCTGGAACTGCTCGACGTAGCTGTCCATGCGCCCGGCCGTCGTAGGCCCGAAGGAACCCGACGCGTACCCCTCGGGCGTCTTCGCCGGCCCGGCGTAGTACACCGGGTGGTCCTTCAGGTACTGCGGCATCTCCTCACCCGCGTCCAGCCGCTCCTTGATCTTGGCGTGCGCGATGTCACGGGCCACGACCAGCGGACCGGTGAGCGAAAGCCGGGTCTTCACCGGGTACTTGGTGAGCTCGGCGAGGATCGAGTCCATGGGCTGGTTGAGGTCGATCCTGACGACGTCGGAGGACTCGTCCAGGTGCTCGTCCGTCGTCTCCGGCAGGAACCGCGCCGGGTCCGTCTCCAGCTGCTCCAGGAAGACCCCCTCGGCGGTGATCTTCGCGACGGCCTGCCGGTCGGCCGAGCAGGACACGGCGATGGCGACGGGGCACGAGGCGCCGTGCCGCGGCAGCCGCACCACCCGCACGTCGTGGCAGAAGTACTTGCCGCCGAACTGCGCGCCGATCCCGATCTTCTGCGTCAGCTCGAAGACCTTCTCCTCCAGCTCCTTGTCCCGGAACCCGTGCCCTAGCGGCGAGCCCTCGGCCGGGATCTCGTCCAGGTAGTGGGCGGAGGCGTACTTCGCGGTCTTGAGGGCGTACTCCGCGCTCGTACCACCCACCACGATCGCCAGGTGGTACGGCGGACAGGCGGCCGTACCCAGCGAACGGATCTTCTCCTCCAGGAACTTCATCATGGAGGCCTCGTTCAGAACGGCCTTGGTCTCCTGGTAGAGGAAGGACTTGTTGGCGGAGCCACCGCCCTTGGCCATGAAGAGGAACTTGTAGGCGCCGCCGTCGGTGGCGTACAGCTCGATCTGGGCCGGCAGGTTCGACCCGGTGTTCTTCTCCTCCCACATGGTGAGCGGAGCCATCTGCGAGTACCGCAGGTTCAGATTGAGGTACGCGTCGTAGATGCCACGGCTCAGCGCCTCCTCGTCCGCGCCCTCGGTCAGCACGTTCTGCCCGCGCTTGCCCATCACGATCGCCGTACCGGTGTCCTGGCACATCGGCAGCACACCCGCCGCCGCGATGTTGGCGTTCTTCAGCAGGTCCAGCGCGACGAACTTGTCGTTGCTCGACGCCTCGGGGTCGTCGATGATCCGGCGCAGCTGCGCCAGGTGGGCGGGGCGCAGGTAGTGCTGGATGTCGTGGATGGCCTCCTCGGCCAGCTTGCGCAGCGCCTCGGGCTCCACCTTGAGGAACGTCCGCCCGTCGGCCTCGAAGGTGGAGACACCCTCGGAAGTCACCAGCCGGTACGGGGTGGTGTCCTCTCCCATGGGGAGCAGATCGGTGTACGCGAACTCAGGCATGTCGCCCATTCCTCACTAAACAGACAGCGCGGCTGGCCTCCGTTGGCAGCGTCCACCAGCGTAGAACCTGCCACTGACGGCGGGCTTGTGAGGTAAGGCTCAGTTCCATGCCCGCCATGCGGTCCGGCCGGGGGCTATCGCGATCTATCGTGTTTCGGTACGCTGCTGCCGTGGACCTTCAGAAGCAGACCGCACCCGCTGCCGCCACCGAGCTCCGTGCCGCCGAACTCCGTGCCTCCGACGCCGACCGCGACCGGATCGCCGACATCCTGCGCGACGCCCTGGCCGAGGGCCGCCTCACCGCCGACGAGCACGCCGAACGCGTCGAGGGCGTCCTGGCGGCCAAGACGGTCGGCGAACTGGATGTCTTCATACGCGACCTGCCCGCCGGGCACATACGCCGCGCACCCCACACCCCCACCCCGGGCCGGCCGACCGCCGCGGCGATCCCGGCCGACCCCGACGAGAACGTGGTCGCGGTCTTCAGCAGCGCCGTCCGCAAGGGCCGCTGGCGCGCCGGCCGCCGTATCCACGCGTACGCGGTCTTCGGCAGTGTGGAGATAGACCTCACCGAGGCGCTCTTCGAGTACCAGCACGTCGTGATCCGGGCGATCTCGGTCTTCGGCAACGTCGAGGTCCGCGTCCCGGAGAACGTCTCGCTGCGCGGCACCGGAGGCGGTGTGCTCGGCAACTTCGAGGTGGACCACCTCGACGCGGAGGACCCCGAGGCGCCGGTCGTCCATGTCGACGGCTGGGCCGTGCTCGGCAATATCGAGGGCAGGCCGAAGCGGGGGAAGGTCGTCGCCGACATTCTCGACCGCGTTCAGCGCAAGGTCGACAAGGGTTTGCGCAAGCATCTGGATCGTTGACGGTTGTGAATCGGACCGGCCTTGACCCGGTGCCGAAGGGAATCGTGCGCCGCGCAGCAGCGCGCACGACCCCCCGAAATCCAGCGGTTCGGAACTGACTGCATAGGCGCGCGTACAGCGGGTAGACCTTGCTGCATCGTCTCTCGCTCGCGAAGCCGTCGTCAGGAGTAGACCGTGCTGCAACCGCCGCATTCGTCCCTGCAGGTAGCTGCCGTTCCGGCCCAGCGGGTGCCAGTGCGAGACAGGGATCAAGACGCCCCATGGCATACGGAGGCCGTGTGCCGGCGCGACGAGGCCGGGCTGTTCTTCGCCCCTTCCAAGGAGCCCACCGCGGCCCGCCTTTCCCGTGAGGAGGCGGCCAAGCGCGTCTGCGCCCGCTGCCCGGTCATGGTCGAGTGCCGCGAACACGCCCTGCTCCAACCCGAGCCCTACGGCGTCTGGGGCGGTCTCACCGCGGCGGAACGCCGGGTGGTCCTGGCCAGGCGCCGCCGCCGCGAAGTGGAGTTGAAGAAGGCGGCGAGGACGGCGAACCCCATAGCGCAAGCAGGCTGAGAAGCAGAAAATTGGGCGCCCCCTCCGCACCGGGGGCGCCCAATTGACTGCGCACTTCTTTCAGCGGCTACTCGCCAGCGCGCTTCGCTGCCGCGCTTGGCTGCCGTTCTCGCCTTCGCCCGGCGGGATTCACTTCGCCCTGTCGAAGTCGATCGCGCTGTAGGCCCGCAGCTTGCTCAACCGGTGCTCGGAGTCGATCCTCCGCACCGTCCCCGACTTCGAGCGCATCACGATCGAGTCGGTCGTCGCGTTCTCCGACCGGTACCGCACACCGCGCAGCAACTCACCGTCGGTGATCCCCGTGGCGACGAAGAACACGTTGTCCCCCGAGACCAGGTCGTCCGTCAGCAGCACCCGGTCGAGGTCGTGCCCGGCGTCGATGGCCCGCTGCCGCTCCTCGTCGTCCTTCGGCCACAGCTTGCCCTGGATCGTGCCGCCCAGACACTTCACGGCGCAGGCCGAGATGATGCCCTCGGGCGTACCGCCGATGCCGAGCAGCATGTCGACGCCGGTGCCCTCGCGCAGGGCGTAGATCGATCCCGCGACATCGCCGTCGGAGATCAGCTTGATACGCGCACCGGCGTCCCGGATCTCCTTGATGATGCCCTCGTGCCGGGGCCGGTCGAGGATGACGACGGTGACGTCCTCGGGCGTGGACCGCTTGGCCTTGGCGACCCGGCGGATGTTCACTGAGACGGGCGCGTTGATGTCGACGAAGTCGGCGGCCTCGGGGCCGGTGACGAGCTTGTCCATGTAGAAGACGGCGGACGGGTCGAACATGGACCCCCGGTCGGCCGCGGCGAGCACGGAGATCGCGTTGGGCATGCCCTTCGCGGTCAGCGTGGTCCCGTCGATCGGGTCGACGGCGATGTCGACCTCGGCCCCGGTTCCGTCGCCGACCCGCTCTCCGTTGAAGAGCATCGGTGCTTCGTCCTTCTCGCCCTCACCGATGACGACGACGCCGTTCATCGACACGGTGTGGACGAGGGTCCGCATGGCGCGCACCGCGGCACCGTCGGCGCCGTTCTTGTCGCCGCGCCCGACCCAACGGCCCGCGGCCATCGCCGCCGCCTCGGTCACGCGGACCAGTTCCAGGGCGAGGTTGCGGTCGGGGGCTTCGCTGGGTACTTCGAGCTCGGACGGCAAATGATGATGATTCTCGGTCATCGGAGCGCACCTTTCTGATACGACGACGGCCGGATGAGGGTGACGGCCCTGACTCTATCCCCGGGCAGGCAGAATGAGCAGGGGGCCCCACGGATGAGCAGGCCAGGGCACCTGCGACGATAGGGGGCGTGGCAGGTTCGAACGGCAAGCAGAAGTCGGTCCGCAACATGGTCCTCTCCCTGGGAGTGACCGTGCTCGCGGCGGGAGTCATCTATATCTTCGTGCCCCATGAGGACGGCGCTCCCGACCTCCCGCGGGTCGACTACCGCGTCGAGCTGCTCACGGCCCGCCGCGCGGCGTCCTATCCGGTGGTCGCGCCGCAGGGCCTGCCCGACACCTGGAAGCCGACGTCCGTCCGCTTCAAGGGTGACGACTTCGACGCCTGGCATCTCGGTTTCCACACCGCGGGCGGGGACTACGTCCAGGTCGAGCAGTCGGCCGAGAAGCCGTCGACGTTCCTGGAGGAGGCCACCCGGGGCGGCCGGGCGACCAAGGTCACCCAGGAGATCGGCGACCGGACGTGGACGCGGTACACGGGCGGCCGCTACGACGCGCTCGTGCACCAGGAGAAGGGCGCGACCACCGTGGTGGCGGGCACGGGGTCGTTCGAGCAGCTGACGCGGATGGCGAAGGCGCTGAAGGCGGAGTGACCGTCCGCGGATGACGAAAGGCCCTCGGCGTGCAGCCGAGGGCCTTCGTGATGTGCGGTGGTTATGTGCGGTCGGTTCAGACCGTGGTGATGACCTGGTCGTACTCGAGGCGCGGGGAGCGCGGGTACCAGGCGTCGGCGCCGGGCTTGCCGATGTTGACGACCATCAGCGGGGTGTGGTCGTCGTCCAGGAACTCCTTGCGGACGCCCTCGAAGTCGAAGCCGGTCATCGGGCCGGCGGCCAGCCCGGCGGCGCGGACGCCGACGATGAAGTACGCGGCCTGCAGGGCGGCGTTCATCCCGGCGGCGCTCTCGCGGGCCGCGCGCTCGCTGAAGAAGACGTCCTTGGCCTGCGGGAACGCCGGGAACAGGGCCGGCAGCTCCTCGTGGAACTCGTTGTCCGCGGACAGGATCGCGACCAGCGGGGCGGCGGCGGTCTTGGCCTGGTTGCCCTCTGCCATGTGCTGCACCAGACGCTCACGGGCCTCCGCCGAGCGGACCAGGGTGATGCGCAGCGGGGTCTGGTTGAAGGCGGTGGGGCCGTACTTGACCAGGTCGTAGATCGCCTGGACCTGCTCATCGGTCACCGGCTCGTCGGTGAAGGTGTTCGCGGTGCGGGCCTCGCGGAACAGCAGGTCCTGGGCGGCGGGGTCAAGAACGAGAGACATGCGTGAACCTTCTCGGTATGTGCGTCGTCCGCGTATGCGGACCGGGGACCGGTTGTCGGGGTTCGACGGTACGCGAGACAAGTTCAAGCTTCAACAAATGACGGGGTGTGGTGATCCGCTTCACAGCACGCCAGGGGTGACGAGGCGTCGCGAGCGTTATGAACCGTCCTCGCCGTCTTCCTCCCCCGCCTCGGCCTCCTCGGCCAGGGCCGCGTCCAGCCGCGCCCGTGCCCCGTCCAGCCAGCGCCGGCACACCTTGGACAGCTCCTCGCCCCGCTCCCAGAGCGCGAGTGACTCCTCCAGCGTCGTACCGCCCGCCTCCAGCCGCCGTACGACCTCGATCAGCTCGTCCCGGGCCTGCTCGTACCCGAGAGCCTCTTCCACCTTGCTGGTCATTCGCCCACCCTATGCATCGCTCTGTACGTCACTTGCCCCGCCGCTCGCCGCGTCACTTCGCGCGTCGACCCGTACCGAGAACTCACCCTCGGCGACCCGCGCGCGCAGCGCCTCGTCCGCCGTCACCTCACCCGGGTCACGGACCACATGCCCGTCGGCCCGCTGCAGCACCGCATACCCCCGCTTCAGGGTCGCCTCGGGGGAGAGGGCCACCACGCGCGCGTGCGTGTGTGTCAGCTCGGACTGGGCGCGGTCGAGGAGGTGGCCGAGGCAGCGGCGGCTCCGGTCGAGGAGCGAGGCCACGTGATCGGCGCGCTCGTCGATCATCCGGTGCGGATCCTCTATCGAGGGCCGCGCGAGGGCATGCGCGAGCCCCCGCTCCTCGCGCTCCACGAACGCCTCGACACACCGCCGGGCCCGGTCGCGCAGCATCCGCACCCGCTCGTACTCCTCGCCCACGTCCGGTACGACCTTCTTGGCCGCGTCGGTCGGAGTGGAAGCCCGCAGGTCGGCGACGTGGTCGAGGAGGGGGTTGTCGGGCTCGTGCCCGATGGCGGACACGACCGGTGTACGGCACGAGGCGACGGCCCGGACGAGCTGTTCATCGGAGAAGGGCAGCAGATCCTCGACGCTGCCGCCCCCGCGGGCGACGATGATCACATCCACGTCGTCGATCTCGTCGAGCTCTTTCACCGCCTGCACGACCTGCGGTACGGCGTGCACGCCCTGCACGGGGACGTTGCGCACCTCGAAGCGGACGGCGGGCCAGCG containing:
- a CDS encoding DUF402 domain-containing protein, which encodes MADGGAVTTEMEAGGSTAFWAPGTQILWRYRENAGRRFHIARPVTVVRDDAEILAVWLAPGTECVKPVLADGTSVHGEPLETRYTKPRTVQRDRWFGTGVLKLARPGEPWSVWLFWEPGWQFKNWYVNLEEPLARWAGGVDSEDHFLDISVHPDRSWHWRDEDEFAQAQRDGLVDDRLAARVREAGQNAVEVIRAWGPPFADGWQHWRPDPAWAVPSLPEDWDRTPAHMSS
- a CDS encoding class II fumarate hydratase; the protein is MSDYRIEHDSMGEVHVPADAKWRAQTQRAVENFPISGQRIERAHIEALARIKGAAAKVNARLGVLDKDIAEAIQEAAGEVAEGRWDEHFPIDVFQTGSGTSSNMNTNEVIATLATERLGRDVHPNDHVNASQSSNDVFPSSIHIAATAAVTRDLVPALEHLAGALERKAEEFADVVKSGRTHLMDATPVTLGQEFGGYAAQVRYGVERLHASLPRLAELPLGGTAVGTGINTPPGFSAAVIEEVARATSLPLTEARDHFEAQGARDGIVETSGQLRTIAVGLTKISNDLRWMASGPRTGLAEISLPDLQPGSSIMPGKVNPVIPEAVLMVAAQVVGNDATVATAGAAGNFELNVMLPVIAKNVLESIRLLANASRLLADRTVDGIVAHRERALEYAESSPSVVTPLNKYIGYEEAAKVAKKALAERKTIRQVVLEGGYVERGDLTVEQLDEALDVLRMTRP
- a CDS encoding fumarate hydratase — its product is MPEFAYTDLLPMGEDTTPYRLVTSEGVSTFEADGRTFLKVEPEALRKLAEEAIHDIQHYLRPAHLAQLRRIIDDPEASSNDKFVALDLLKNANIAAAGVLPMCQDTGTAIVMGKRGQNVLTEGADEEALSRGIYDAYLNLNLRYSQMAPLTMWEEKNTGSNLPAQIELYATDGGAYKFLFMAKGGGSANKSFLYQETKAVLNEASMMKFLEEKIRSLGTAACPPYHLAIVVGGTSAEYALKTAKYASAHYLDEIPAEGSPLGHGFRDKELEEKVFELTQKIGIGAQFGGKYFCHDVRVVRLPRHGASCPVAIAVSCSADRQAVAKITAEGVFLEQLETDPARFLPETTDEHLDESSDVVRIDLNQPMDSILAELTKYPVKTRLSLTGPLVVARDIAHAKIKERLDAGEEMPQYLKDHPVYYAGPAKTPEGYASGSFGPTTAGRMDSYVEQFQAAGGSKVMLAKGNRSKQVTDACGTHGGFYLGSIGGPAARLAQDCIKKVEVVEYEELGMEAVWKIEVEDFPAFIVVDDKGNDFFQDPAPAPTFTSIPVRGPGLA
- a CDS encoding DUF1707 domain-containing protein gives rise to the protein MDLQKQTAPAAATELRAAELRASDADRDRIADILRDALAEGRLTADEHAERVEGVLAAKTVGELDVFIRDLPAGHIRRAPHTPTPGRPTAAAIPADPDENVVAVFSSAVRKGRWRAGRRIHAYAVFGSVEIDLTEALFEYQHVVIRAISVFGNVEVRVPENVSLRGTGGGVLGNFEVDHLDAEDPEAPVVHVDGWAVLGNIEGRPKRGKVVADILDRVQRKVDKGLRKHLDR
- a CDS encoding WhiB family transcriptional regulator, whose translation is MLQPPHSSLQVAAVPAQRVPVRDRDQDAPWHTEAVCRRDEAGLFFAPSKEPTAARLSREEAAKRVCARCPVMVECREHALLQPEPYGVWGGLTAAERRVVLARRRRREVELKKAARTANPIAQAG
- the glpX gene encoding class II fructose-bisphosphatase yields the protein MTENHHHLPSELEVPSEAPDRNLALELVRVTEAAAMAAGRWVGRGDKNGADGAAVRAMRTLVHTVSMNGVVVIGEGEKDEAPMLFNGERVGDGTGAEVDIAVDPIDGTTLTAKGMPNAISVLAAADRGSMFDPSAVFYMDKLVTGPEAADFVDINAPVSVNIRRVAKAKRSTPEDVTVVILDRPRHEGIIKEIRDAGARIKLISDGDVAGSIYALREGTGVDMLLGIGGTPEGIISACAVKCLGGTIQGKLWPKDDEERQRAIDAGHDLDRVLLTDDLVSGDNVFFVATGITDGELLRGVRYRSENATTDSIVMRSKSGTVRRIDSEHRLSKLRAYSAIDFDRAK
- a CDS encoding DUF4245 domain-containing protein — its product is MAGSNGKQKSVRNMVLSLGVTVLAAGVIYIFVPHEDGAPDLPRVDYRVELLTARRAASYPVVAPQGLPDTWKPTSVRFKGDDFDAWHLGFHTAGGDYVQVEQSAEKPSTFLEEATRGGRATKVTQEIGDRTWTRYTGGRYDALVHQEKGATTVVAGTGSFEQLTRMAKALKAE
- a CDS encoding malonic semialdehyde reductase translates to MSLVLDPAAQDLLFREARTANTFTDEPVTDEQVQAIYDLVKYGPTAFNQTPLRITLVRSAEARERLVQHMAEGNQAKTAAAPLVAILSADNEFHEELPALFPAFPQAKDVFFSERAARESAAGMNAALQAAYFIVGVRAAGLAAGPMTGFDFEGVRKEFLDDDHTPLMVVNIGKPGADAWYPRSPRLEYDQVITTV
- a CDS encoding exodeoxyribonuclease VII small subunit, with the protein product MTSKVEEALGYEQARDELIEVVRRLEAGGTTLEESLALWERGEELSKVCRRWLDGARARLDAALAEEAEAGEEDGEDGS
- the xseA gene encoding exodeoxyribonuclease VII large subunit codes for the protein MAVNTSPESPLPVGEVSRLIGGWIDRLGAVWVEGQITQLSRRPGAGVVFLTLRDPSYDISVSVTAYRQVFDAVADVVSEGARVVVLAKPEWYAPRGQLSLRATEIKPVGVGELLARLEMLKKSLTAEGLFAPARKKALPFLPQLIGLVCGRASAAERDVLENARHRWPAVRFEVRNVPVQGVHAVPQVVQAVKELDEIDDVDVIIVARGGGSVEDLLPFSDEQLVRAVASCRTPVVSAIGHEPDNPLLDHVADLRASTPTDAAKKVVPDVGEEYERVRMLRDRARRCVEAFVEREERGLAHALARPSIEDPHRMIDERADHVASLLDRSRRCLGHLLDRAQSELTHTHARVVALSPEATLKRGYAVLQRADGHVVRDPGEVTADEALRARVAEGEFSVRVDARSDAASGGASDVQSDA